Proteins found in one Zea mays cultivar B73 chromosome 1, Zm-B73-REFERENCE-NAM-5.0, whole genome shotgun sequence genomic segment:
- the LOC100279598 gene encoding putative cytochrome P450 superfamily protein: MDATQLNRSMDATPTRLFLGALLFLVPAALLLLLRARGRRRLPPGPPSLPLLGSVVWLTNSPAEIEPLLRRLFERYGPVVALRVGARLSVFVADRRIAHEALVDRGATLADRPALASVKFLDESDNTITRASYGPVWRLLRRNLVAETLHPSRVKLFAPARAWVRRVLVEKLGEAGPDAAPPRVVETFQYAINCLLVLMCFGERLDEPAVRAIASAQREALIYRSKNMQVFAFLPAVTKHLFRARLDKARALRRRVKELFVPLINARREYKKRGEEPRRETTFEHSYVDTLLDIKLHEDGDRPLTDDEIILLCSEFLDAGTDTTSTGLQWIMAELVKNPAIQEKLYSEIKAATDDNKEGVSEEDVHSMPYLKAVILEGLRKHPPAHFVLPHKAAEEMEIGGYLIPKGTVVNFMVAEMGRDEQEWKNPMQFSPERFLPGGDGEGVDVTGTKAIRMMPFGVGRRICAGLGIAMLHLEYFVANMVREYEWKEVPGDEVDFAEKNEFTVVMKKPLRPRLVPRRSHLN; encoded by the coding sequence ATGGACGCGACGCAACTGAACCGATCGATGGACGCCACGCCGACGCGGCTCTTCCTTGGCGCGCTCCTCTTCCTCGTCCCCGCCGCGCTCCTCCTCCTGCTCCGCGCGCGGGGCAGGCGCCGCCTCCCCCCGGGCCCGCCGTCCCTGCCGCTGCTCGGCAGCGTGGTGTGGCTCACCAACTCGCCCGCCGAGATCGAGCCCCTGCTGCGGCGCCTCTTCGAGCGTTACGGCCCCGTCGTGGCGCTCCGCGTCGGGGCGCGCTTGTCCGTCTTCGTCGCGGACCGCCGCATCGCGCACGAGGCGCTCGTTGACCGCGGCGCGACGCTGGCGGACCGCCCGGCGCTCGCGTCGGTCAAGTTCCTCGACGAGAGCGACAACACCATCACCCGCGCCAGCTACGGGCCCGTGTGGCGCCTGCTGCGCCGCAATCTCGTCGCCGAGACGCTGCACCCGTCGCGGGTGAAGCTCTTCGCGCCGGCCCGTGCATGGGTGCGCCGCGTGCTCGTCGAGAAGCTCGGGGAGGCCGGGCCCGACGCCGCGCCGCCCCGCGTAGTGGAGACGTTCCAGTACGCGATAAACTGCCTCCTCGTGCTCATGTGCTTCGGCGAGCGCCTTGACGAGCCCGCCGTGCGCGCGATCGCTTCTGCGCAGCGGGAGGCACTCATCTACCGCTCCAAGAACATGCAGGTCTTCGCCTTCCTCCCTGCCGTCACCAAGCACCTCTTCCGCGCTCGGCTAGATAAAGCGCGGGCGCTGCGGCGGCGCGTCAAGGAGCTCTTCGTTCCGCTTATCAACGCGCGCCGGGAGTACAAGAAGCGGGGAGAGGAACCGAGAAGGGAAACCACGTTCGAGCACTCGTACGTGGACACGCTGCTCGACATCAAGCTTCACGAGGACGGCGATCGCCCGCTCACCGACGATGAGATTATCCTCCTATGCTCCGAGTTCCTCGACGCCGGTACGGACACCACGTCCACAGGGCTGCAGTGGATCATGGCCGAGCTTGTGAAAAACCCAGCCATCCAGGAGAAGCTCTACAGCGAGATCAAGGCCGCCACAGACGACAACAAGGAAGGGGTGTCAGAGGAGGACGTCCACAGTATGCCATACCTCAAGGCGGTGATCCTCGAGGGTCTCCGGAAGCACCCGCCGGCCCACTTCGTGCTGCCGCACAAGGCGGCGGAGGAAATGGAGATCGGCGGGTACCTGATCCCCAAGGGCACAGTTGTGAACTTCATGGTGGCCGAGATGGGCCGGGACGAGCAGGAGTGGAAGAACCCGATGCAGTTCTCGCCAGAGCGGTTCCTCCCCGGCGGCGATGGCGAGGGCGTGGACGTGACGGGCACCAAGGCGATCAGGATGATGCCATTCGGCGTGGGCCGGAGGATCTGCGCGGGGCTTGGTATCGCCATGCTGCACCTGGAGTACTTCGTTGCCAACATGGTGCGGGAGTACGAGTGGAAGGAGGTGCCCGGCGACGAGGTAGACTTCGCTGAGAAGAACGAGTTCACTGTCGTCATGAAGAAGCCGCTGCGCCCGCGCCTTGTGCCTAGGAGGTCTCACTTGAACTAG
- the LOC100286253 gene encoding protein kinase domain containing protein, producing the protein MGVQRYRFFCCGCGANAAADGRERDEDGGFGVSDGKAEKGVEAGPRGLSWAQVEAMTGGFTSAVVGEGGFSTVYLARLSGALAAVKVHRSSERLHRVFRQELDALQRVRHPHIVRLLAFCDQQDEGVLVLEFAANGNLHERLHGGGKAAGTMPWARRVSVALQVARALEHLHDRCEPQVVHGDVKASNVLLDASMSAKLCDFGSARMGFSAAVRPRSSARTMLGSPGYVDPHYIRSGVVTKKSDVYSFGVLLLELLTGMEAFCAEEGRLLTAVVAPRLRAGDPPCDARGLVDERLGTAYDAAEAAAVAALAAACVGDNPSLRPSMADVVRTLEQRAQGSISAVERRSDGQRKV; encoded by the exons ATGGGAGTGCAGAGGTACAGGTTCTTCTGCTGCGGGTGTGGCGCCAATGCGGCGGCCGACGGCCGGGAACGCGACGAGGACGGGGGCTTCGGGGTGTCCGACGGCAAGGCCGAGAAGGGGGTCGAGGCCGGCCCGCGGGGGCTGTCGTGGGCGCAGGTTGAGGCGATGACGGGCGGGTTCACCTCGGCCGTGGTCGGCGAGGGCGGGTTCAGCACCGTGTACCTGGCGCGCCTCTCCGGCGCGCTCGCCGCCGTCAAGGTCCACCGCAGCAGCGAGCGCCTCCACCGCGTGTTCCGCCAGGAGCTCGACGCGCTCCAGCGCGTCCGGCACCCGCACATCGTCCGCCTCCTAGCCTTCTGCGACCAGCAAG ACGAAGGCGTGCTGGTGCTCGAGTTCGCGGCGAACGGGAACCTGCACGAGCGGCTCCACGGCGGGGGCAAGGCCGCGGGGACGATGCCGTGGGCGCGGCGGGTGTCGGTGGCGCTGCAGGTGGCGCGCGCGCTCGAGCACCTGCACGACCGCTGCGAGCCGCAGGTGGTGCACGGCGACGTGAAGGCGTCCAACGTGCTCCTGGACGCGTCCATGTCCGCCAAGCTGTGCGACTTCGGGTCGGCGCGGATGGGGTTCTCGGCCGCCGTCCGCCCGCGCTCGTCCGCGCGCACCATGCTGGGCTCGCCAGGCTACGTCGACCCGCACTACATCCGCTCCGGCGTGGTCACCAAGAAGAGCGACGTGTACAGCTTCGGCGTCCTGCTCCTGGAGCTGCTCACGGGGATGGAGGCCTTCTGCGCGGAGGAAGGCCGGCTCCTCACTGCCGTCGTCGCGCCGCGGCTCAGGGCAGGCGACCCGCCCTGCGACGCGCGCGGGTTGGTCGACGAGAGGCTCGGCACCGCCTACGACGCCGCCGAGGCCGCCGCGGTGGCGGCGCTGGCCGCGGCCTGTGTCGGCGACAACCCCAGCCTCCGGCCGTCCATGGCCGACGTGGTGCGCACCCTGGAGCAGCGCGCGCAGGGATCCATCTCCGCCGTGGAGAGGAGATCGGACGGCCAGAGGAAGGTGTGA